One window of Rasiella rasia genomic DNA carries:
- a CDS encoding patatin-like phospholipase family protein: MKHFLYITFLLITFQVWAQDIIKDNPKVGVVLSGGGAKGLAHIGALKKIEEAGVRIDYIGGTSMGAIIGGLYAAGYSANQLDSIFRTVDFDRLIQDDIPRSAKTFYEKNETDRYAITLPFEGFQLRLPSGISKGQNVYNLFSELTGHVSDVDDFSKLPIPFFCVATDIETGKAVVLENGYLPQAISASGALPSVFSPVMIGDKVLVDGGVINNYPVDEVRSKGMDIIIGIDVQDSLRTRKNLKSGLEVLVQINNFRTIENMKEKRTKTDVYIHPKIDKFTVVSFNQGETIIEAGYNETVRFSEQLFTIASRQTPIAKKEVLFNQETALFINSVVIEGNENYSRSYILGKLKLKVPDVITYERFNEGVNNLSATRNFQDINYRFVEEEDGSYTAVFKLRESDTKTLLRLGAHYDDLFRTAALLNVTRKRLFTNNDIASFDFILGDNIRYNFNYYIDKGFYWSIGFNSSFDFFDKDVPLSFIFPEESVVEIQNQTQLNEIELEYSDFTNQLYFETLFRRSFLLGVGVEHKKLRFLSETIGIDQDNNPRTVFENTNYFSTYGYLVYDTYDNSFFPKKGIYFSGDFHLYMFGEGMNDNFESFSVAKAKAGYAKSFNKFTALLTTEGGFKIGNNDTQAFDFSLGGFGFKEINNLVPFYGYEALSLRGDTYLKTGLTFDYEIFRKNHINIAANISNVGDNLFENGGWIDGIGYSGFALGYGLETFFGPIQVKYSFSPEREVNEWYVSAGFKF; this comes from the coding sequence TTGAAACATTTTTTATACATAACATTCTTACTTATTACCTTTCAGGTATGGGCTCAGGACATCATTAAAGACAATCCAAAAGTTGGGGTTGTATTAAGTGGTGGAGGCGCCAAGGGTCTTGCTCACATTGGGGCTCTTAAAAAAATTGAGGAGGCGGGTGTGCGAATAGACTATATTGGGGGTACCAGTATGGGTGCGATAATTGGCGGGTTGTATGCTGCAGGCTATAGCGCCAACCAATTAGATTCTATTTTTAGAACGGTAGATTTCGATAGGTTAATTCAAGATGACATTCCGCGAAGCGCAAAAACATTTTACGAGAAAAACGAAACAGATAGGTATGCCATAACGCTGCCTTTTGAAGGCTTTCAATTGCGCTTGCCTTCAGGAATTTCTAAAGGCCAGAATGTATATAATCTCTTTAGCGAATTAACAGGACATGTAAGTGATGTAGACGATTTCAGCAAGTTACCCATCCCATTTTTTTGTGTCGCAACAGATATTGAAACTGGAAAGGCAGTGGTTTTAGAAAATGGCTACTTACCACAAGCTATTTCGGCAAGTGGTGCATTGCCTTCTGTGTTTAGCCCAGTAATGATAGGCGATAAGGTTCTTGTAGATGGGGGGGTGATAAATAACTACCCAGTAGACGAGGTGCGAAGTAAAGGTATGGACATTATAATTGGAATTGATGTTCAAGACAGTCTTAGAACGAGAAAAAATTTGAAATCAGGACTAGAAGTATTGGTGCAAATCAACAATTTTAGAACGATTGAAAACATGAAGGAGAAACGTACTAAAACAGACGTTTATATCCATCCCAAAATAGATAAGTTTACGGTTGTTTCTTTCAATCAAGGAGAGACTATCATTGAAGCTGGCTATAACGAAACAGTACGCTTTTCGGAACAATTGTTTACAATAGCCTCTAGACAGACTCCAATAGCAAAGAAGGAAGTGCTTTTTAACCAAGAAACAGCACTCTTTATTAATAGTGTGGTGATTGAAGGAAATGAAAATTATAGCAGATCTTATATTCTAGGTAAATTAAAGTTGAAAGTTCCTGATGTTATTACCTACGAACGTTTTAACGAAGGTGTGAATAATCTATCTGCTACGCGAAACTTTCAAGATATTAATTATCGCTTTGTTGAAGAGGAAGATGGTAGTTATACTGCTGTGTTTAAGTTAAGAGAAAGTGATACTAAAACCTTACTTCGGCTTGGCGCTCATTACGACGACTTGTTTAGAACGGCGGCTCTCCTTAACGTCACTCGAAAACGATTATTTACCAACAACGATATTGCTTCCTTCGATTTTATATTAGGAGACAATATTAGATACAATTTTAACTACTATATAGACAAAGGTTTTTACTGGAGTATAGGTTTTAATTCTAGTTTCGATTTTTTTGATAAAGATGTTCCGCTATCTTTTATTTTTCCGGAAGAGTCTGTAGTAGAAATTCAGAATCAGACACAACTTAATGAGATAGAGTTAGAGTATAGCGATTTTACCAATCAATTGTATTTTGAAACACTTTTTAGGCGTAGTTTTCTACTTGGGGTGGGGGTTGAACATAAAAAATTACGTTTTTTGTCTGAAACCATCGGCATAGACCAAGACAACAATCCGCGAACAGTTTTTGAAAACACCAACTATTTTAGTACGTACGGTTATTTGGTGTATGATACGTACGATAATTCATTCTTTCCGAAGAAGGGAATATACTTTTCAGGAGATTTTCATCTCTATATGTTTGGCGAAGGTATGAATGATAATTTTGAAAGTTTCAGTGTTGCAAAGGCGAAGGCAGGCTATGCAAAATCGTTTAATAAATTTACCGCGCTGCTAACTACCGAAGGGGGTTTTAAAATTGGTAATAACGACACCCAAGCTTTCGATTTCTCGCTGGGTGGCTTCGGCTTTAAAGAGATTAATAATTTAGTGCCCTTTTATGGATATGAGGCTTTAAGCCTTCGTGGTGATACCTATTTAAAAACAGGGCTGACATTTGATTATGAAATTTTCCGTAAAAATCATATAAACATTGCTGCTAACATTAGTAATGTAGGTGACAATCTTTTCGAAAATGGAGGATGGATAGACGGGATAGGCTATAGTGGTTTTGCATTAGGCTATGGTTTAGAAACGTTTTTTGGTCCTATACAGGTAAAATATTCCTTTTCACCAGAACGTGAGGTGAACGAGTGGTATGTGAGCGCGGGGTTCAAGTTTTAG
- a CDS encoding homogentisate 1,2-dioxygenase produces MPFYHTLGKIPPKRHTQFRKPDGSLYAEQLFGTIGFDGMYTNSYHEQRPTQVKEIKRQYSVAPKIAKKNNMQSYRFRGFQVPPQKDYLESRKAVLTNSDCTIILAAPQESQDDYFYKNTDADELIFVHKGSGILRTHLGNLDFKYGDYLVIPRGMIYKMKFDDADNRLFIVESRRPIYTPKRYRNWFGQLLEHSPFCERDLRKPYTLETNDEKGEFLMKVKKGDEMFEMVYASHPFDVVGYDGYNYPYAFSIHDFEPITGRIHQPPPVHQTFETDAFVVCSFVPRLYDYHPLSIPAPYNHSNIDSDEVLYYVDGDFMSRNDVDAGHISLHPAGIPHGPHPGSVERSIGKVRTDELAVMVDTFKPLMVTEEALKIADESYFQSWLDENK; encoded by the coding sequence ATGCCTTTTTACCATACTTTAGGAAAAATACCACCCAAGCGTCATACGCAGTTTAGAAAGCCAGATGGAAGTTTGTACGCAGAGCAATTGTTCGGTACCATTGGTTTTGATGGTATGTATACCAACTCATATCACGAGCAACGGCCAACTCAGGTTAAAGAAATTAAAAGACAATACAGTGTTGCGCCAAAGATTGCAAAGAAGAATAATATGCAGTCCTATCGCTTTAGAGGGTTTCAAGTGCCTCCTCAGAAGGATTACTTAGAAAGTAGAAAAGCTGTTCTTACTAACAGCGATTGTACCATTATTTTAGCTGCACCACAAGAAAGCCAGGACGATTATTTTTATAAAAACACCGATGCCGATGAGCTTATTTTTGTGCATAAAGGCAGCGGTATACTTAGAACGCATTTAGGAAATCTAGATTTTAAGTACGGTGATTATTTGGTGATTCCACGTGGGATGATTTATAAAATGAAGTTTGACGATGCTGATAACAGATTGTTTATCGTAGAATCGAGAAGACCAATTTATACACCCAAACGCTACAGAAATTGGTTTGGCCAATTGTTAGAGCATTCTCCTTTTTGCGAACGCGACCTTCGGAAACCTTACACCTTGGAAACCAATGATGAAAAAGGTGAGTTTTTAATGAAGGTAAAAAAGGGTGACGAAATGTTTGAAATGGTGTATGCTAGTCATCCGTTTGATGTTGTGGGGTACGACGGCTATAACTATCCGTATGCATTTTCTATCCATGATTTTGAACCAATTACTGGACGAATTCACCAACCACCACCTGTACACCAAACCTTTGAGACAGATGCTTTTGTAGTGTGTAGTTTTGTACCACGTTTATACGATTATCACCCGTTGAGTATTCCAGCTCCTTACAACCATAGTAATATTGATAGCGATGAAGTATTGTATTACGTAGATGGGGATTTTATGAGCCGAAATGATGTAGATGCAGGACATATATCATTGCACCCAGCAGGAATTCCGCATGGGCCACACCCTGGATCTGTAGAACGAAGCATTGGCAAGGTACGAACCGATGAGTTAGCTGTAATGGTAGACACCTTTAAACCCCTTATGGTGACCGAAGAAGCGTTGAAAATTGCAGACGAAAGTTATTTTCAATCTTGGTTGGATGAAAACAAATAA
- the hppD gene encoding 4-hydroxyphenylpyruvate dioxygenase, protein MPKEIKNLKDLQNTEYGLKKLFDDAEDFLPLLGTDYVELYVGNAKQAAHFYKTAFGFQSLAYAGLETGVKDRVSYVLKQDKIRLVLTSPLNKGGDINRHLNEHGDAAKVIALWVDDATKAFEETTKRGAKPYFEPRIEEDEHGHVVKSGIYTYGETVHIFVERKNYNGVFLPGFETWESHYNPPPVGLKFIDHIVGNVGWDEMNTWCKFYAEVMGFAQIISFADDDISTEYTALMSKVMSNGNGRIKFPINEPAEAEKKSQIEEYLDFYNGPGVQHLALATDDIVATVSAMRDRGVEFLYVPDTYYDDILERVGEIDEDINLLKKHGILIDRDEEGYLLQLFTNNVLDRPTMFIEIIQRKGAQSFGVGNFKALFEAIERQQAKRGTL, encoded by the coding sequence ATGCCAAAAGAAATAAAGAACCTTAAAGATTTACAAAATACAGAGTACGGACTCAAAAAATTGTTTGACGATGCCGAAGATTTTCTTCCGTTGTTGGGTACAGATTATGTAGAGCTGTACGTCGGAAACGCTAAACAAGCGGCCCATTTTTATAAAACAGCCTTTGGGTTTCAATCACTTGCGTACGCAGGTCTTGAAACAGGTGTAAAAGACCGTGTCTCCTATGTGTTAAAACAAGATAAAATTAGACTGGTACTTACGTCCCCATTAAATAAGGGTGGCGACATTAATAGACATTTAAACGAGCATGGCGATGCAGCCAAAGTTATTGCGCTGTGGGTAGACGACGCAACAAAAGCGTTTGAAGAAACAACCAAAAGAGGAGCTAAACCTTATTTTGAACCACGGATAGAAGAAGACGAACATGGCCATGTTGTTAAATCTGGTATCTACACCTATGGAGAAACCGTACACATCTTTGTAGAACGAAAGAATTACAATGGCGTTTTTCTCCCAGGTTTCGAGACGTGGGAGTCGCATTACAATCCGCCACCAGTTGGTTTAAAATTTATAGACCATATTGTAGGTAATGTAGGTTGGGATGAGATGAATACATGGTGTAAGTTCTACGCTGAGGTGATGGGTTTTGCACAAATTATTTCTTTTGCCGATGATGATATCTCTACAGAATACACGGCTTTAATGAGTAAGGTGATGAGTAATGGGAATGGACGTATTAAATTTCCAATTAATGAACCGGCTGAAGCTGAGAAAAAGTCGCAAATTGAAGAATATCTCGATTTTTATAACGGCCCAGGCGTGCAGCATCTGGCATTAGCCACAGATGATATAGTCGCTACCGTTTCTGCTATGCGCGATCGAGGAGTAGAGTTTTTGTATGTGCCAGACACGTATTACGATGATATTTTAGAACGCGTGGGAGAGATAGATGAAGACATTAACCTGCTGAAAAAACACGGAATTTTAATAGACCGAGACGAAGAAGGGTATCTACTTCAGTTGTTTACCAACAATGTATTAGATAGACCTACCATGTTTATTGAAATTATTCAACGAAAAGGAGCACAAAGTTTTGGCGTTGGGAATTTTAAAGCCTTGTTTGAAGCAATAGAGCGCCAGCAAGCAAAAAGAGGAACTTTATAG